The sequence CAAGCGACTGCGACTGATGTACGAGATCCGGCGGCTCGAGGACGAGGACGGCGGTAACGCCTCCGATAGCGCCGTCGCCGAGCGTGAGGTGGTCGTCACCGGGCCGACCCACCTCTTCCGGGCGACTCGCCGGTACGGCACTCGGTTCGCCCGCCTCCTCCGAACGGTCGCGAAGGCCAACGAGTGGCGCCTCGAGGCGACGATCGACGACCGCGGGACCGAACGGACGCTGCGGCTCTCCGACGCGGATCCCGTCCGCGTTCCCGACGCCGAGCCCGTCGCCGAGGTGTCCTTCGACAGCGGCGTCGAGGCCGACTTCGCCGCGCGCTTCTCGAACCTGAATCTCGAGTGGGACCTCGTGCGCGAACCCGAACCGCTCGCGACGGGAACGCGGGTAATGATCCCCGATTTCGCGTTCGATTACCGTCCCGGGGGCAGCGCCCGCAGGGACTCGACTGACGAAGCCGACGGCGGGCACGGCGAGTTCCGCGTCTACTTCGAAATTATGGGGTTCTGGACGCCCGAGTACGTCGAGAAGAAACTCGCGCAGCTATCGGACCTCGAGGACGTCGAACTGATCGTCGCCGTCGACAAGTCCCTCGGCGTTGGCGAGGAGATCGCGGCTCGAGACTTCCGGGCGATCCCCTACTCCGGGAGCGTCCGGCTGAAGGACGTCGCCGGTGTCCTCCGGGAGTACGAGCGCCAACTCGTCGCCGAGAGCGCCGCCGCGCTGCCGGACGAACTGTGCCCCGACGAGGACGTGCTCTCCCTCGAGGCGCTGGCCGGCCGACGAGGTGTCAGCGAGGACGCGCTGGCCGATATCGCGTTTCCGGACCACGTGCGGGTCGGCCGGACGCTCGTCCGGCCGGCCGTCCTCGAGTCGCTGGCGGACGAGATCGAGGCCGGGATGGCGCTTTCCGACGCCGAGGAGAGCCTCGAAGCGGCCGGGTTCAGCGACTCGAGTGCGATCCTCTCGGAACTCGGTTATCGCGTCGAGTGGGAGGGGCTGGCCGGTGGGACGCTCGTCGAGCGGTAGTCGGACCGTCGCGTCGTCGGTGCGAACGCCGACGAACGGGACCCGCGATCGCATCGGAACGGCAGTTCGAGAGCTGTTCGCGGATCGATAGCTCGGATCCCTAACCCGAGACCTGCTAGGATTCCGAGGGAAACTAATCAGGACTATCTTTAGTTACATACGCTTTTTCGGCCGGTATCGTCGGGAAGCGTTCACACCTATCGAACTCCGAAGAGGGTTCGATCCAATTTCTTTAGTACGCAGACTTAACCACGAGTGGTGTCAACGAAAAAACGTGCATCTCCGTGACCAACAATCGTGAGACCGAGCCGATACAGATTTTGCTCGTCGAAGATAATCCCGGCGACGTTCGGCTAGTCGAGGAAGCGTTCCGGGAGGCCGGCGTCTCGACGACCTTTCACACGGCCCACGACGGTGATGCGGCCCTCGAGTTCCTTCGCGATCAGCGGGACGGCGTCGACGCCACCGAGCTGAGTCTGGTCCTCCTCGATCTGAACCTGCCCCGGACGAGCGGGTTCGACGTCCTCGAGGCAATCAAGACCGAGCCTGACGTGTGCGCGCCGCCGGTGCTCGTGCTCACGAGTTCCGAGGCGGCCGAGGATATCGCCCGGAGCTACGAGCTCTGTGCGAACGCCTACCTTACCAAGCCGAGCGATCCCGACGAGTTCACCGAGATCGGCCGGGCCGTCGAAGCGTTCTGGTTCGACGAGGCGACGTTGCCCCCCGCGTCCGCGTAGTCCCTTCTGCGAGCGCCGACCGACGAGACAACCGCCAGCCGAGCGTCGTCCCCAGCGTTATCCCGCCCGCAGTGGTACGATCGTTCATGCCGACGGCAATTCCCGGCCTCCACCACGTCACCGCCATCGCGAGCGATCCACAGCGAAACTACGAGTTCTACACCGAGGCGCTCGGGCTCCGACTCGTCAAGCGAAGCGTCAATCAGGACGACGTCTCGGTCTACCACCTCTTCTACGCCGACCACGAGGGAACGCCGGGAACGAGCATGACCTTCTTCCCCTACACCGACGCCCGCGACGGACGGGTCGGCGCGGGCCAGGCTAGCGCGGTCTCGTTTCTCGTTCCCGACGGCTCGCTCGACTACTGGCGCGAGCGACTCGCCGACGCCGGCGCCGAACCGGGGGAACCGCGCGAGCGGTTCGGCGACACCGTCCTCCCGTTTACCGACCCCGACGGATTGCCGCTGGAGCTGGTCGCTCGCGCGGACGCGCCGCCGGCGAACCTCCCGGAGAGTCCCGTTCCCCACGCCCACGCGATCCGCGGCTTCTTCGGCGTGACCCTCTCGCTGACCGGCGCCGATCCGACCGGCGACCTGCTGAAGGAGATGGGCTACCGCCAGACTGACCGCGACGGCACGCGCAAGCGCTACACGGCCGACGGCGACCTGGGTTTCGTCGTCGATATCGTGGAGGATCCGGAGGCGCGACGCGGGGTCCCCGGCGCCGGCACCGTCCACCACGTCGCGTTCCAGGTCGCCGAAGACGAACAGGAGGACTGGCGCCAGTTCCTGATCGACTGCGGGCTACGACCCACCGAGATCATCGACCGTAAGTGGTTCAAATCGGTCTACGCCCGCGAGTACGGCACCGTGCTCTTCGAGTACGCCACCAAATCCCCCGGCTACACGGTCGACGAAGAACTCGAGGCGCTCGGCGACCGGCTCGTCCTCCCCGAGTGGCTCGAGGACCGACGCGAGGAGATCGAGGACAGGTTGCCGGAGTTGTCCCCGTAACAGTATAGCGCGGGTTCGGTATCCGAACGAGACCTCGAGAGCGGCACAGATTTATCTGCTTGTCAGGACAACATTGATGTATGGTACCGCGGCGCGCTCACGGGCGATCAGATTTCGAATGGATACGTGAGCGCTACGAGAACACCGAGAAGCGATGTTCGGAGTGTGGCTACGTGGACGAGGAGGGAAACTGGACGAGCCATACGGACGGCCAGCGGATCGTGTATCGGCACGTCTGCCCGAGTTGTGAGGCCAGTCACGAACACGTATTCGATCTCGGTAACTGAGACACCCACTGCTAAAGCGGTGAGACTCAGCGCGGGCTGACGTTCTGGCCGGTAGTACCGGCAATAGAACAGCCTCCGTTCACGTTCGACGTCCCGCTTTCAAGCGACTCGCGGCGCCACGGCACGAACGGGTTCAACTATTTTACGCGTCGACGGTGCATCACGCCTCGAGAGGATTCGGATGGGAGCCACACTGACGCAACGGTTCGACACCGGACAGTTCGACGGCCGGTACCCGTACGTCCGCGTCGGCCACGGTCCGGAGACGCTGCTCGTGATCCCCGGTATCGGCGACGCGATGTTCGACGGGGCGTACGGCCGCACCGACGCGGTGACGACCGCCGCCACATTCCGCCGATTTCTCGCCGACTACACCGTCTATCTGGTCAGCCGCCCACGCGGACTCGAGGACCGTCAATCGATCGGCGCGATGGCCCGCGACTACGAGCGCGTCCTCGCGGACCACGTCGGAACGGCGTCCGTGCTGGGGCTCTCGATGGGCGGGCTGATCGGGCAAGAGCTCGCCCGCGAGCGGCCCGACCTGGTCGACCGACTCGTCCTCGGCGTCTCGGGCTGTCGGATCGCGGAGAGCGGCCGGCCGCTCGTCCGCGAACTCCATCGCTTAGCCCTCGAGGGCGAGTGGACCGAGATCCGGGCCCGACTCTACGAGGCCATGTTCACGGGCGCCTGGCGTCGAGCCGTGCCGTTGCTCTCCCGGACGGTCGGACGAGTCCACCCGCCGAACCCCGCCGATCCGCGAGACGTGCCGATCTCCTTCGAGGCGGTCCGCGACTACGATGGGACTGACCGCCTCGCGGACCTCGAGTCCCGAACGCTGGTCATCGGCGGCACTGACGACCCGTTCTTCCCCGAGGGGATCCTCCGCGAGACCTACGAGGGGCTCCCGGACGGCCAACTCGCGATGTTCTCCGGCGCCCGTCACGGTGCCTTCCTCGAGCGAAAGGCGGGGTTCGACGACTGGGTCGTGCGGTTTCTCCGCGGCGAAACAGCGACTCGAGTGCGGCAGTAAGAGCGCGTCTTCGGACCGAACGCGTCAGTCCGCGGCGGATGCGGCACAGGAGGCGCGACCGGTATCGCGGTCGTCGGGGACGTAGACGTTGCCGTCGACGACGACACAATCGTCCGCGGCCGGCCGGCGCCGCGGTTTGTAGCCGGCGACCGGCGCCAGCAGTCGCCAGAGCGACGGGAGCTGACAGAGGGCGAAGCCGAGGACGATCATCCCGAACCCGCTGACCGTCGCGAGCGTGATCGATTCGCCCAGCAGCGCCCAGCCGACGAGAGCGGCGACGACGGGCGACGCGTAATTGACGAGGCTGAGCTGGCTCGCGCCGATGCGGTCGAGCAGGAGGAAGTACGCGAGGAACCCGCCCGCAGTGGCGACGATCCCCAGGTACGCGAGCGCGGCGACCGTCGCGGTCGTCCACGCAGCCAGCGAGGGGACGGTTTCGCCCGGGTGAGCGTAGCTCACGCCGTGCAGGATCCCCGCGCCGAGAGCCATCGCCCACGTCTGCAACGACAGTACCGGCAGCGTTCGCTGCAATCGTTCGGTCAGTACCGAGCCCACCGCGAAGGCGAACGCCGAACCGAACAGCAGGCCGACGCCGATCGCCTGTCCGCCGAGCGAGCCGCCCGAAAGCGCGATCACGACGACGCCGGCGAGCCCGACGAAGAGGCCGACGACGGCGGGTGCACGGAGCCGTTCCTGCGGGAGGAGTGCGAGTGCGAGCGGCGGCGTCGCGATCGGCGTCAGACTCAGGACGATCGCGGCGACGGCGCTCGAGACGTACGACTGACCGATGAACAACAGCCCGTAATGAGCGCCGACCATCAGCCCGCCCGCGACGCCGATCGTTATCCAGTCGGTGCGCGTCCGGGGTCGCCACTCCCGTCCGAGGCCGACGATGGCGCCGGCAAACAATAGTGCCGCGACGTCGAGCCGGAAGGCCGCAAAGAGGATCGGCGGCAGCGTCGCCAGCCCGACCTCGATCGCCGCGAAGGCGGTCCCCCAAGCGATAGCGAGGAGAACGAAGAGCGTTAGATATCCCTTTTCAGTCATTTCATATCGAAACGGTTTCTGGACACTTGTATGTTGCTAATCTCTCGATATAGGGTCTGAAACCACAGTATTCGCCGATATATGTTAACAACCAACGCGGTGTTCGAACGCCATGATAATCATTGATAGATCAAAACGACCGAGGGTATCGAAGCTAAGCTGCACCGCGGACTGCCGACGGCGTGTCGGCTCCGACCGAACGACCGTGACCGATCAACGGCGACAACTGTAGTGCCGAGTGGGCTCGCCGCCGATGATTCGGATACCTCTCGGAGGACCGTTGCGCGAGCGGTCGCGACGTCGGCTGGCGTCACGAGAACTCGAGTGTCTCGGTCTCCTCCTCGGGGAGTTCCTGCTGCAGGACGAACGGCCCGAAGTCCGCCGCCGTGCGCCGGGCGATAGTCGCGATTCGGAGTACGTAGAGCAACAGGACGACGAAGGGGCTGAACAGGGCCGTGATCGTCGCGCTCACGACGAGGACGTACACGTACGGGTGAAGGCCGAGCGCCAGCAGATTTCCGTACGCGATGATGACGAACGCGCCGCCGAGCAGCGTCGGGAAGCCGACGTAGAGCAGAATCTTCGAGAGATCGGCCAGTTCCTGTTGCATGTAGACGCTCTTGAAGTACTGTCGGGCGATGTGAATGTCCCCCAGCAGTTCCTCGAGTCGCTCTAACTGCCCGTCGGCGGCCTCCGAGAGCTCCGACCGATGGGTCTCCCGAAGCTGGCGGACGAGCTGGAGCTGCCACGGATCGTTGTAGTGGAGGATCACGGAGATGACGTCGAACGACCCGAACCTGACGTCGGCGAGCGTTTCGATGGCGTCCCGATCCTGCGGATCGGTCTGGGAAACGAACGAGTCGACCCGCGTCCGGACGTCGTCCGGCCCGTCGCGACAGATCGTCTGCAATCCCAGCGCCGTCCGTCGCTTGGCCTCGATGAGGATGCGGAGGAACTCCGACGGCTCGGCCGGCGACGGTCGGTAGCCGGTGTGATCCTCGATGCGGCGGCGATAGTCATCGGTCTCCTCTAGGCGCCTGAAGAACGCGCCCGTCGAGCCGAACTCCTCGGAGAGGATCAGCTGGTTGATCGCGAGGACGACGGTGATGAAGGGGAGCATCCCGCCGATCAGCGCGCCCGAGAGCGTCGTCACGTCGCCCGCCTCGGCGGGCGTGATCAGTCCGGCCCGAATGAGCAGCAACGAGACGCCGAAAACGGCCGCGAGGAGGATCGCTGACAGGCGGCGCCGATCGCCGTAGAGGTAGATCCAGCGAACGAGTTCGCCGGCCTCGAGGCGCTCGGCGAGCCCGGCGTCGGGCTGGGACGCCGTCGGGGCGTCTTCGTCGCTCATACG comes from Haloterrigena salifodinae and encodes:
- a CDS encoding DUF790 family protein; amino-acid sequence: MLTKDLLRVSRAGGGYHLQFADREHRPLAARVIGTYQGHVGESRAELEEALTELERGADDFKLVRGLSALLERDATFETDAEIDPERARRAAFEAAEAVGVVSEDERAVALDRASESFGVSTDTVAGALYADLEERQVLAELAARWEPDELVAQYNLSLAQTALFDATELRVRSSDPKALVSAIKRLRLMYEIRRLEDEDGGNASDSAVAEREVVVTGPTHLFRATRRYGTRFARLLRTVAKANEWRLEATIDDRGTERTLRLSDADPVRVPDAEPVAEVSFDSGVEADFAARFSNLNLEWDLVREPEPLATGTRVMIPDFAFDYRPGGSARRDSTDEADGGHGEFRVYFEIMGFWTPEYVEKKLAQLSDLEDVELIVAVDKSLGVGEEIAARDFRAIPYSGSVRLKDVAGVLREYERQLVAESAAALPDELCPDEDVLSLEALAGRRGVSEDALADIAFPDHVRVGRTLVRPAVLESLADEIEAGMALSDAEESLEAAGFSDSSAILSELGYRVEWEGLAGGTLVER
- a CDS encoding response regulator, whose product is MTNNRETEPIQILLVEDNPGDVRLVEEAFREAGVSTTFHTAHDGDAALEFLRDQRDGVDATELSLVLLDLNLPRTSGFDVLEAIKTEPDVCAPPVLVLTSSEAAEDIARSYELCANAYLTKPSDPDEFTEIGRAVEAFWFDEATLPPASA
- a CDS encoding VOC family protein — translated: MPTAIPGLHHVTAIASDPQRNYEFYTEALGLRLVKRSVNQDDVSVYHLFYADHEGTPGTSMTFFPYTDARDGRVGAGQASAVSFLVPDGSLDYWRERLADAGAEPGEPRERFGDTVLPFTDPDGLPLELVARADAPPANLPESPVPHAHAIRGFFGVTLSLTGADPTGDLLKEMGYRQTDRDGTRKRYTADGDLGFVVDIVEDPEARRGVPGAGTVHHVAFQVAEDEQEDWRQFLIDCGLRPTEIIDRKWFKSVYAREYGTVLFEYATKSPGYTVDEELEALGDRLVLPEWLEDRREEIEDRLPELSP
- a CDS encoding HVO_0649 family zinc finger protein, encoding MVPRRAHGRSDFEWIRERYENTEKRCSECGYVDEEGNWTSHTDGQRIVYRHVCPSCEASHEHVFDLGN
- a CDS encoding alpha/beta fold hydrolase; this translates as MGATLTQRFDTGQFDGRYPYVRVGHGPETLLVIPGIGDAMFDGAYGRTDAVTTAATFRRFLADYTVYLVSRPRGLEDRQSIGAMARDYERVLADHVGTASVLGLSMGGLIGQELARERPDLVDRLVLGVSGCRIAESGRPLVRELHRLALEGEWTEIRARLYEAMFTGAWRRAVPLLSRTVGRVHPPNPADPRDVPISFEAVRDYDGTDRLADLESRTLVIGGTDDPFFPEGILRETYEGLPDGQLAMFSGARHGAFLERKAGFDDWVVRFLRGETATRVRQ
- a CDS encoding DMT family transporter encodes the protein MTEKGYLTLFVLLAIAWGTAFAAIEVGLATLPPILFAAFRLDVAALLFAGAIVGLGREWRPRTRTDWITIGVAGGLMVGAHYGLLFIGQSYVSSAVAAIVLSLTPIATPPLALALLPQERLRAPAVVGLFVGLAGVVVIALSGGSLGGQAIGVGLLFGSAFAFAVGSVLTERLQRTLPVLSLQTWAMALGAGILHGVSYAHPGETVPSLAAWTTATVAALAYLGIVATAGGFLAYFLLLDRIGASQLSLVNYASPVVAALVGWALLGESITLATVSGFGMIVLGFALCQLPSLWRLLAPVAGYKPRRRPAADDCVVVDGNVYVPDDRDTGRASCAASAAD